The stretch of DNA GAGTCGTGGCTCGGCCCCGCGCGCTGGTATCTCGCGGTGCCGCTCGCGGCGCTCGGGGTCGCGGTGCTGGGGATGGCGGTGCAGCGTGTGCTGCTCCGGCCGATGTTCAGCGGGACCCTCGAGCGGCTGGACGAGTACGCGACGATCGTCACGATCGCGCTCACGGTGCTCTTTCGCAATCTCGCGATCGTCGTCTTCGGACCCTATCAGTTCTCGCCGCCCGATTACGCGCCGCCCCTTCAGCTGGGGCCGCTGCCGCTCAACGGCAGCCGCTTCGTTGCC from bacterium encodes:
- a CDS encoding branched-chain amino acid ABC transporter permease, giving the protein MVVGSIYCLMAVGITFIYSVVRMINWAMGEFYMIGGYVQYLLIESWLGPARWYLAVPLAALGVAVLGMAVQRVLLRPMFSGTLERLDEYATIVTIALTVLFRNLAIVVFGPYQFSPPDYAPPLQLGPLPLNGSRFVA